One window of the Archangium primigenium genome contains the following:
- a CDS encoding cytochrome c-type biogenesis protein, with protein MTAALLTLTLFLATGQYAPQQAGSEPLAPPLEARVQVLGKELRCAVCQGLSVADSPSSMARAQLDKIRELVTEGKTDQEVRDYFVARYGEWVLLQPKADGFNLFVWLGPVALLLGGAFVIYRQVHRPPAATPPAAPSASAPADASTEPVDPYLAAVRRELDQ; from the coding sequence ATGACCGCCGCCCTGCTCACGCTCACTCTCTTTCTCGCCACGGGCCAGTACGCGCCCCAACAGGCCGGAAGTGAACCCCTCGCGCCGCCCCTCGAGGCGCGCGTGCAAGTGCTCGGCAAGGAGCTGCGCTGCGCGGTGTGCCAGGGGCTGTCCGTCGCGGACAGCCCCTCGTCCATGGCGCGCGCCCAGCTCGACAAGATCCGGGAGCTGGTGACCGAGGGCAAGACGGACCAGGAGGTGCGCGACTATTTCGTGGCCCGCTACGGCGAGTGGGTGCTGCTGCAGCCCAAGGCCGACGGCTTCAACCTGTTCGTGTGGCTGGGCCCCGTGGCCCTGCTGCTCGGCGGCGCCTTCGTCATCTACCGGCAGGTGCACCGGCCCCCCGCGGCCACGCCCCCCGCCGCCCCTTCCGCGTCGGCCCCGGCCGACGCCTCCACCGAGCCGGTGGACCCCTATCTCGCGGCCGTGCGCCGGGAGCTGGATCAATGA
- a CDS encoding fibronectin type III domain-containing protein produces the protein MHVSPRNHPARSGLLLAIAVLVMGLVPALAEAANRGAWAPNVAYAQSDTVTYSSKGYTCRQAHTSLTGWEPPNVPALWEAGASQPQDTQAPSAPSGVGASAKTSSSVTLTWTASTDNVGVTGYEVFSGGSAAVASTTGATSVTVSGLSANTTYTFTVKARDAAGNRSTASSAFSTTTSPQSTDTQAPTAPSGLKSTGVTSSSVSLSWTASTDNVGVVRYEVFAGTTTFVATSTTTSATVAGLQADTAYTFAVQAVDAAGNRSAMSGAVSARTDKGSTSGGDVPSKILVGYWHNFDNGSGFIRLRNVSTKWDVINVSFAEPTSPTGGTVAFTPYGTSVADFKSDVAYLKGLGKKVIISIGGANGQVRLETTAARDAFVSSMTSIIQTYGFDGMDIDFEGHSLSLNAGDADIKNPKTPVVVNLIAAIRSLRNNFGTKFMLTMAPETFFVQLGYQFYGGSCSGCDNRAGAYLPVLYATRDILNWLQVQDYNSGPIMGLDDQYHNMGTADFHVAMTDMLLTGFPVARNASNFFPALRPDQVVIGLPANGNAGGGYTTPAEVQKAVNALVKGTSIGSYTVRSNVTNNKSFRGLMSWSVNWDAFANFEFTNNHRPYLDSLK, from the coding sequence ATGCACGTCTCCCCCCGAAACCACCCCGCCCGTTCCGGGCTCTTGCTGGCCATCGCCGTCCTGGTCATGGGGCTCGTGCCCGCCCTGGCCGAGGCCGCCAACCGGGGCGCCTGGGCGCCCAACGTCGCCTACGCCCAGAGCGACACGGTGACGTACTCGAGCAAGGGCTACACCTGCCGTCAGGCGCACACGTCGCTCACGGGCTGGGAGCCGCCCAACGTCCCCGCCCTGTGGGAGGCCGGTGCCTCGCAGCCCCAGGACACCCAGGCCCCCAGCGCGCCCTCGGGCGTGGGCGCCTCGGCCAAGACGAGCAGCAGCGTGACGCTCACCTGGACGGCCTCCACGGACAACGTGGGCGTGACGGGCTACGAGGTGTTCTCGGGCGGCTCCGCGGCCGTGGCGAGCACCACCGGCGCCACCAGCGTGACGGTGAGCGGGCTCAGCGCCAACACGACCTACACCTTCACGGTGAAGGCGCGCGACGCGGCGGGCAACCGCTCCACGGCGAGCAGCGCGTTCAGCACCACCACGTCGCCGCAGAGCACCGACACCCAGGCGCCCACCGCCCCCTCGGGCCTCAAGAGCACGGGCGTGACGAGCAGCAGCGTGTCGCTCAGCTGGACGGCCTCCACGGACAACGTGGGCGTGGTGCGCTACGAGGTCTTCGCGGGCACCACCACCTTCGTGGCCACCAGCACCACGACGAGCGCCACGGTGGCCGGGCTGCAGGCCGACACGGCGTACACCTTCGCGGTCCAGGCGGTCGACGCGGCGGGCAACCGCTCCGCGATGAGCGGCGCCGTGAGCGCGCGCACGGACAAGGGCAGCACCAGCGGCGGGGACGTGCCGAGCAAGATCCTCGTGGGCTACTGGCACAACTTCGACAACGGCTCGGGCTTCATCCGCCTGCGCAACGTGTCCACCAAGTGGGACGTCATCAACGTGTCCTTCGCCGAGCCCACGAGCCCCACGGGCGGCACCGTCGCCTTCACGCCCTACGGCACCTCGGTGGCGGACTTCAAGTCGGACGTGGCCTACCTCAAGGGCCTGGGCAAGAAGGTCATCATCTCCATCGGCGGCGCCAACGGCCAGGTGCGCCTGGAGACCACGGCGGCGCGCGATGCCTTCGTGAGCTCCATGACGTCCATCATCCAGACGTACGGCTTCGACGGCATGGACATCGACTTCGAGGGCCACTCGCTGTCGCTCAACGCCGGGGACGCGGACATCAAGAACCCGAAGACGCCCGTGGTGGTGAACCTCATCGCCGCCATCCGCTCGCTGCGCAACAACTTCGGCACGAAGTTCATGCTCACCATGGCGCCCGAGACGTTCTTCGTGCAGCTGGGCTACCAGTTCTACGGCGGCAGCTGCTCGGGCTGTGACAACCGCGCCGGCGCCTACCTGCCCGTGCTCTACGCCACGCGCGACATCCTCAACTGGCTGCAGGTGCAGGACTACAACTCGGGCCCGATCATGGGCCTGGACGACCAGTACCACAACATGGGCACCGCGGACTTCCACGTGGCCATGACGGACATGCTGCTCACGGGCTTCCCCGTGGCGCGCAACGCCTCCAACTTCTTCCCCGCGCTGCGCCCGGACCAGGTCGTCATCGGCCTGCCCGCCAACGGCAACGCGGGCGGCGGCTACACCACCCCCGCCGAGGTGCAGAAGGCCGTCAACGCGCTCGTCAAGGGCACGTCCATCGGCAGCTACACCGTGCGCAGCAACGTGACCAACAACAAGAGCTTCCGTGGCCTCATGTCCTGGTCGGTGAACTGGGATGCCTTCGCCAACTTCGAGTTCACCAACAACCACCGGCCCTACCTGGACTCGCTGAAGTAA
- a CDS encoding serine hydrolase, with the protein MSAPPLPLALCTVLLLGTGCAPSARALLADYAHPDEPGASALVLHEGRVVFTHASGLADLPSRTPATPDTQYRLASLSKQFTALAVLLLVEEGKLAYEDRVEDVLPGLPPGLHEVRLRHLLQHTSGLWDYEAFVPATQAEQVKDRDVPGLLARAPGTYFPPGTAVRYSNSGYALLALVVEHVSGMPFARFLHTRVFAPLGMRDAVAHEEGQDTVARRAHGYATDAAGGFVPRDQSPTSAVLGDGGIYASVTALALWHRALEAHTLVSADTQRLAWSATPLPDGSRSPYGFGWFVDEDEGRPRLTHHGETCGFTNAVVKYPAERLTVIVLTNRAGGEPWRVAQRLADRWLPPKAPAEQRPWPFESLPNAR; encoded by the coding sequence GTGTCCGCCCCACCCCTTCCGCTCGCGCTCTGCACCGTCCTGCTGCTGGGCACCGGGTGCGCCCCCTCGGCGCGCGCCCTGCTCGCCGACTACGCCCACCCGGACGAGCCCGGCGCCAGTGCCCTCGTGCTCCACGAGGGCCGCGTGGTCTTCACGCACGCCTCGGGCCTGGCGGACCTGCCCTCGCGCACCCCCGCCACACCCGACACCCAGTATCGGCTCGCCTCGCTCAGCAAGCAGTTCACCGCCCTGGCCGTGCTGCTGCTCGTCGAGGAGGGAAAGCTCGCCTACGAGGACCGTGTGGAGGACGTGCTCCCGGGTCTGCCGCCCGGCCTGCACGAGGTCCGGCTGCGGCACCTGCTCCAGCACACCTCGGGCCTCTGGGACTACGAGGCCTTCGTCCCGGCCACCCAGGCCGAACAGGTGAAGGACCGCGACGTGCCCGGGCTGCTCGCGCGCGCCCCGGGCACGTACTTCCCGCCCGGCACGGCGGTGCGCTACAGCAACTCGGGCTACGCGCTGCTCGCGCTCGTGGTGGAGCACGTGAGCGGCATGCCCTTCGCCCGCTTCCTGCACACGCGCGTCTTCGCGCCGCTCGGCATGCGCGACGCGGTGGCCCACGAGGAGGGCCAGGACACGGTGGCCCGGCGCGCCCACGGCTACGCGACCGACGCGGCCGGCGGCTTCGTCCCCCGGGATCAGAGCCCCACCAGCGCCGTGCTGGGGGACGGCGGCATCTACGCCTCCGTCACCGCGCTGGCCCTGTGGCACCGCGCCCTGGAGGCCCACACCCTCGTGAGCGCCGACACCCAGCGCCTCGCCTGGAGCGCCACGCCCCTGCCCGATGGCTCCCGCTCCCCCTACGGCTTCGGCTGGTTCGTGGACGAGGACGAGGGCCGCCCGCGCTTGACGCACCACGGCGAGACCTGTGGCTTCACCAACGCCGTGGTGAAGTACCCGGCCGAGCGCCTCACGGTCATCGTCCTGACCAACCGCGCCGGGGGCGAGCCCTGGCGCGTCGCGCAACGGCTCGCGGACCGGTGGCTCCCCCCGAAGGCGCCCGCCGAGCAGCGCCCCTGGCCCTTCGAGTCCCTGCCCAATGCCCGCTAG
- a CDS encoding serine/threonine-protein kinase, producing the protein MSTRPHPDPAPKGAPAVVLEAGLASYELVRSLGQGHHGELLLTRQRYPGGCGGLTVLKRLNRVVRQEDYQRLVEEARLGGLLRHPNIVSVQLLAGDAAEPLLVLDYIEGQYLGDVLRRAERSGRVLSEALACHVTAEVADALHYAHGLQDEKGRPLGVVHRDVTPQAILVGRWGEVKLSDFGAAWSRLEGRISTEGDSDLGNVAYSSPERAQLEQLDGRSDLFSLGLVFLQLLTGRHLLDAAPRHEAELLGRQLRGRGESGRAELEELSATRTAELLKRLRELTPARVEAALGGVAEPLRPVVRRLLAPQREARFATGAEVAEALREHLWRSGPRYGHTALAAEVAALTDSVLEELEEPVDPARRGRGGAKGRRGGAGKGTSGA; encoded by the coding sequence ATGTCGACTCGGCCCCATCCCGATCCAGCCCCCAAGGGGGCCCCCGCCGTGGTGCTGGAGGCCGGACTGGCGAGCTACGAGCTCGTGCGCTCGCTGGGGCAGGGCCACCATGGAGAGCTGCTGCTCACGCGGCAGCGCTACCCGGGCGGCTGTGGCGGGCTCACGGTGCTCAAGCGCCTCAACCGCGTGGTGCGCCAGGAGGACTACCAGCGCCTGGTGGAGGAGGCGCGCCTGGGGGGGCTCCTGCGCCACCCCAACATCGTCTCCGTGCAGCTGCTCGCGGGCGATGCCGCCGAGCCCCTGCTCGTGCTGGACTATATCGAGGGGCAGTACCTCGGCGACGTGCTGCGCCGCGCCGAGCGCTCGGGCCGGGTCCTCTCCGAGGCCCTGGCCTGCCACGTGACGGCCGAGGTGGCTGACGCGCTGCATTACGCCCATGGGCTCCAGGACGAGAAGGGGCGGCCCCTGGGGGTGGTGCACCGGGACGTGACGCCCCAGGCCATCCTCGTGGGCCGCTGGGGCGAGGTGAAGCTGTCGGACTTCGGGGCCGCCTGGTCGCGCCTGGAGGGGCGCATCTCCACCGAGGGCGACAGCGACCTGGGCAACGTGGCCTACAGCTCGCCGGAGCGCGCCCAGCTCGAGCAGCTCGATGGCCGCTCGGACCTGTTCTCCCTGGGGCTCGTCTTCCTGCAGCTGCTCACCGGCCGGCACCTCCTGGACGCCGCCCCCCGTCACGAGGCGGAGCTGCTCGGCCGCCAGCTCCGGGGGCGCGGGGAGTCGGGGCGGGCGGAGCTGGAGGAGCTGAGCGCCACGCGCACCGCGGAGCTGCTCAAGCGCCTGCGCGAGCTCACCCCGGCGCGGGTGGAGGCGGCGCTGGGCGGGGTGGCCGAGCCCCTGCGGCCCGTGGTGCGCCGGCTGCTCGCGCCCCAGCGCGAGGCGCGCTTCGCCACGGGCGCCGAGGTGGCCGAGGCCCTGCGCGAGCACCTGTGGCGCTCGGGCCCGCGCTACGGCCACACCGCCCTGGCCGCCGAGGTGGCGGCCCTGACGGACTCCGTCCTGGAGGAGCTGGAGGAGCCGGTGGACCCCGCTCGCCGGGGGAGGGGTGGAGCGAAGGGGCGCCGGGGGGGGGCGGGCAAGGGGACCTCGGGGGCCTGA
- a CDS encoding (deoxy)nucleoside triphosphate pyrophosphohydrolase, with amino-acid sequence MARRQIRVVGAMLQNAEGRYLITQRPPKATLPLLWEFPGGRVEEGEGDEQALAREIREEMGVEVEVLEQALHTHHEYPAYDIDFRVYRCRLAHPDAAIQHVRVHDHRWVLLEEMQQYRFPDADSKTLARLLDLEG; translated from the coding sequence ATGGCTCGCCGTCAGATCCGTGTCGTCGGCGCGATGTTGCAGAACGCCGAGGGCCGCTACCTCATCACCCAGCGCCCGCCCAAGGCGACGCTGCCCTTGTTGTGGGAGTTTCCGGGCGGCCGCGTGGAGGAAGGCGAGGGCGATGAGCAGGCGCTCGCCCGGGAGATCCGCGAGGAGATGGGCGTGGAGGTGGAGGTGCTGGAGCAGGCCCTGCACACCCACCACGAGTACCCCGCATATGACATCGACTTCCGGGTGTACCGCTGTCGCCTCGCCCACCCGGACGCGGCCATCCAGCACGTGCGGGTGCACGACCACCGCTGGGTGCTCCTGGAGGAGATGCAGCAGTACCGCTTCCCGGACGCCGACTCCAAGACGCTGGCCCGGCTGTTGGACCTGGAAGGCTGA
- the ftsH gene encoding ATP-dependent zinc metalloprotease FtsH produces MKPQDTPPPGANPRAKKQDKTPPPQPKGFRFGSPLAYIFLLVLGFMLFRNVFQDAGVQRVSYSRFRDAISEGRFSRVQLSPEWVKGYLKEGAAPAQQGGESATANNANNANNNGSNAPATPTAGSGGAGPLRGEPGALPWMAYRVQGDNDLVPMLEEKGVQYEAVPQSNFSDVLWIWLVPLALAFVFWSFMMRRMAGGMGQGPQGVMSFGKTRAKVQAEADTGVGFKDVAGVDEAVDELREIVEFLKTPEKFRRLGGRIPKGVLLVGPPGTGKTLLARAVAGEAGVPFFSLSGSEFVEMFVGVGAARVRDLFAQATAKAPCIIFIDELDAIGKSRNAGVAGGHDEREQTLNQLLAEMDGFDSRAGLIIIAATNRPEILDSALMRPGRFDRQVLVDRPDKRGRERVLEIHSKGVKLGPDVDIKNIASRTPGFAGADLANVVNEAALLAARKNRDAVLKADFEEAIERVVAGLQKKNRRMNEREKEIVAHHEAGHTVVGWMLPNAERVTKVSIIPRGLAALGYTMSMPLEDRYLMSFDELRDKMAAMMGGRAAEEIFVGEVSTGASNDLKQATDVAKMMVRDYGMSSLGPVALGADQGPGFLRSAGLPETRTYSEQTARMVDEEIRKMVTEALDRARAVLTQHRDKVEVLAARLLAVEVVDEDDLRTLLGPKATSGRGLLHPEAHQVISAHPVGEEPLPPDAHHATGTLPDV; encoded by the coding sequence ATGAAGCCTCAGGACACGCCGCCGCCGGGAGCCAACCCGCGCGCGAAGAAGCAGGACAAGACGCCTCCACCGCAGCCCAAGGGTTTCCGCTTCGGTTCACCCCTGGCTTACATCTTCCTCCTCGTGCTGGGCTTCATGCTCTTCCGCAACGTCTTCCAGGACGCGGGCGTGCAGCGCGTGAGCTACAGCCGCTTCCGGGACGCCATCTCCGAGGGGCGCTTCAGCCGCGTCCAGCTCTCGCCCGAGTGGGTGAAGGGCTACCTCAAGGAGGGCGCCGCTCCCGCGCAGCAGGGCGGCGAGAGCGCCACCGCGAACAACGCCAACAACGCCAACAACAACGGCTCCAACGCGCCCGCCACGCCCACCGCGGGCTCGGGCGGCGCGGGCCCGCTCCGGGGTGAGCCCGGCGCCCTGCCGTGGATGGCCTACCGCGTCCAGGGCGACAACGATCTCGTGCCCATGCTCGAGGAGAAGGGCGTGCAGTACGAGGCCGTGCCCCAGTCCAACTTCTCCGACGTGCTGTGGATCTGGCTCGTCCCGCTCGCCCTGGCCTTCGTCTTCTGGAGCTTCATGATGCGGCGCATGGCCGGCGGCATGGGCCAGGGGCCGCAGGGTGTCATGAGCTTTGGCAAGACGCGCGCCAAGGTGCAGGCCGAGGCCGACACGGGCGTGGGCTTCAAGGACGTGGCCGGTGTGGACGAGGCCGTGGACGAGCTGCGCGAGATCGTCGAGTTCCTCAAGACGCCGGAGAAGTTCCGCCGCCTGGGTGGCCGCATCCCCAAGGGCGTGCTGCTCGTGGGCCCTCCGGGCACGGGCAAGACGCTGCTGGCGCGCGCCGTGGCGGGCGAGGCCGGGGTGCCCTTCTTCAGCCTGTCCGGCTCGGAGTTCGTGGAGATGTTCGTCGGCGTGGGCGCCGCCCGGGTGCGCGACCTGTTCGCCCAGGCCACCGCCAAGGCCCCGTGCATCATCTTCATCGACGAGCTGGACGCCATCGGCAAGAGCCGCAACGCGGGCGTGGCCGGCGGCCACGACGAGCGCGAGCAGACGCTCAACCAGCTGCTCGCGGAGATGGACGGCTTTGACAGCCGCGCGGGCCTCATCATCATCGCCGCCACCAACCGGCCGGAGATCCTCGACAGCGCGCTCATGCGCCCGGGTCGCTTCGATCGCCAGGTGCTGGTGGACCGTCCGGACAAGCGCGGCCGCGAGCGCGTGCTGGAGATCCACTCCAAGGGCGTGAAGCTCGGGCCGGACGTGGACATCAAGAACATCGCCTCGCGCACCCCGGGCTTCGCTGGCGCGGACCTGGCCAACGTGGTGAACGAGGCGGCCCTGCTCGCCGCGCGCAAGAACCGCGACGCGGTGCTCAAGGCGGACTTCGAGGAGGCCATCGAGCGCGTGGTGGCGGGTCTGCAGAAGAAGAACCGCCGCATGAACGAGCGCGAGAAGGAGATCGTCGCGCACCACGAGGCGGGCCACACGGTGGTGGGCTGGATGCTGCCCAACGCCGAGCGGGTGACCAAGGTGTCCATCATCCCGCGCGGCCTGGCGGCGCTGGGCTACACCATGTCGATGCCGCTCGAGGACCGCTACCTCATGTCCTTCGACGAGCTGCGCGACAAGATGGCCGCGATGATGGGCGGTCGCGCCGCGGAGGAGATCTTCGTGGGCGAGGTGTCCACGGGTGCCTCCAACGATCTCAAGCAGGCCACCGACGTGGCGAAGATGATGGTGCGCGACTACGGCATGAGCTCGCTGGGCCCGGTGGCCCTGGGCGCCGACCAGGGTCCGGGCTTCCTGCGCTCGGCCGGCCTGCCCGAGACGCGCACCTACTCCGAGCAGACGGCGCGCATGGTGGACGAGGAGATCCGCAAGATGGTGACCGAGGCGCTCGACCGGGCGCGCGCGGTGCTCACCCAGCACCGTGACAAGGTGGAGGTGCTCGCCGCGCGGCTGCTGGCCGTCGAGGTGGTGGACGAGGACGACCTCCGCACGCTGCTCGGGCCCAAGGCCACCTCCGGCCGGGGCCTCCTGCACCCCGAGGCCCATCAGGTCATCTCCGCCCACCCCGTGGGCGAGGAGCCCCTGCCTCCCGACGCCCACCACGCCACGGGGACCCTCCCGGACGTGTAG
- a CDS encoding helix-turn-helix transcriptional regulator, whose translation MTLPRGLATTIGTAARAARVRANLTQEDVAERVGLATEVYGRLERGGMLPSVPTLRKLSEILQIPSDVLLGLTPAQENFWAKEPPARPVEEPAEIRRLVRTVKRLEPAEFRLLSLMATGLLRLRQARMGRASAPPPS comes from the coding sequence ATGACCCTCCCACGAGGACTGGCAACGACCATTGGGACCGCGGCCCGGGCGGCCCGGGTCCGAGCCAATCTCACCCAGGAAGACGTCGCCGAACGGGTGGGACTGGCGACCGAGGTGTACGGGCGCCTGGAGCGCGGCGGCATGCTGCCGAGCGTGCCCACCCTGCGCAAGCTCTCGGAAATCCTCCAGATTCCCTCGGACGTGCTGCTGGGGCTCACGCCGGCCCAGGAGAACTTCTGGGCGAAGGAGCCCCCGGCCCGGCCGGTGGAGGAGCCCGCGGAGATCCGCCGCCTGGTGCGCACGGTGAAACGGCTGGAGCCCGCCGAGTTCCGGCTCTTGAGCCTCATGGCCACCGGCCTCCTGCGGCTGAGACAGGCCCGGATGGGCCGGGCCTCGGCCCCGCCTCCCTCTTGA
- a CDS encoding NADase-type glycan-binding domain-containing protein: MRLALLSVFLPCLAQAAEPWPRLYSAEASATSFLRNNWNKYQENYHPSYVLDDDPKTAWVEGADGDGVGESLTIPLSSLASARAVRLVIFNGYQKSPALLAANAAPKQLFVTVRGPGGTPSASQQLMLEKKMGPQSVDIPVKGGVSEVVLSVHSVHPGSKYRDTCISDVRVFVDSDVKYNAPAEQAKRKALLDWKKARVADAKYYASLPKDYPYASTHFEEAYDPQEEISLRYVLPPKAQRTEADALILGDKALKKNKDYVPLLDAVRAGKLPASVSTEDQALLRELEAMVRAGSARQLGTWYAVSRKERVVLPENFSVEPPVREALHLTAGSFFEAPGPGGLVLKNTVDEYEKEARSNVLLLEGTTAEPKKVYFTFKSVISDRSTITTTTHVLALYEQGRLSRLVSQSALKADSEFIGGESAVNVVRPTYTDGKLSRLELQSMKEQEGAEEETPAEFVGTFSQRKTLTAGTRS, translated from the coding sequence ATGCGACTCGCCCTCCTGTCCGTGTTCCTGCCGTGCCTGGCCCAGGCCGCCGAGCCCTGGCCCCGGCTGTATTCCGCCGAGGCCAGCGCCACCAGCTTCCTGCGCAACAACTGGAACAAGTACCAGGAGAACTACCACCCCAGTTACGTGCTGGACGATGACCCCAAGACGGCCTGGGTGGAAGGCGCCGACGGCGATGGCGTGGGCGAGTCGCTGACGATTCCGCTCTCGTCGCTGGCCTCGGCGCGCGCGGTGCGGTTGGTCATCTTCAATGGCTATCAGAAGTCCCCGGCCCTCCTGGCGGCCAATGCCGCGCCCAAGCAGCTCTTCGTCACCGTGCGAGGCCCGGGGGGCACGCCCTCCGCCAGCCAGCAATTGATGCTGGAGAAGAAGATGGGGCCGCAGTCCGTCGACATCCCGGTGAAGGGCGGCGTCAGCGAGGTGGTGCTCTCCGTCCACAGTGTGCACCCGGGCTCGAAGTACCGCGACACGTGCATCTCCGACGTGCGCGTCTTCGTGGACAGCGACGTGAAGTACAACGCTCCGGCGGAACAGGCCAAACGCAAGGCCCTGCTGGACTGGAAGAAAGCGCGTGTGGCGGATGCGAAGTATTACGCCTCCCTGCCCAAGGACTACCCCTACGCCTCCACCCACTTCGAGGAGGCGTACGATCCTCAGGAGGAGATCTCCTTGCGCTACGTGCTGCCTCCGAAGGCCCAGCGGACCGAGGCCGATGCCCTGATCCTCGGGGACAAGGCGCTCAAGAAGAACAAGGACTACGTGCCCCTCCTGGACGCGGTGCGCGCGGGGAAACTGCCCGCCAGCGTGTCCACGGAGGACCAGGCGCTCCTGCGGGAGCTCGAGGCGATGGTGCGGGCCGGGTCCGCCAGACAACTGGGCACGTGGTACGCGGTCTCGCGCAAGGAGCGCGTCGTCCTGCCGGAGAACTTCTCCGTGGAGCCGCCCGTGCGCGAGGCCCTGCACCTGACCGCGGGCTCGTTCTTCGAGGCCCCGGGCCCCGGAGGCCTGGTGCTCAAGAACACCGTGGACGAGTACGAGAAGGAGGCGCGCTCGAACGTGCTCCTGCTGGAGGGCACGACCGCCGAGCCGAAGAAGGTCTACTTCACCTTCAAGTCGGTCATCTCCGATCGCTCGACGATCACCACCACCACACACGTGCTGGCGCTCTACGAGCAGGGGCGGCTCTCGCGCCTGGTGTCCCAGAGCGCCCTGAAGGCCGACTCCGAATTCATCGGCGGTGAGTCCGCCGTGAACGTGGTGCGGCCCACCTACACGGACGGAAAGCTGTCCCGGCTGGAGCTCCAGTCCATGAAGGAGCAGGAGGGCGCGGAGGAGGAGACCCCGGCGGAGTTCGTGGGCACCTTCTCGCAGCGCAAGACGCTCACGGCCGGGACGCGCTCCTGA
- a CDS encoding tetratricopeptide repeat protein: MNPATNWTPGLIVLAVGFVAAALFLLSQRRKGAEAAPRSGALDDLERRYQSLIEQLKELAAEKHTLPAERYEAERSRLEREAALALRARDEQLKKGADVPAPVARPQAPGFLPPQLKGALWGGGTVLFFGVLGYTLVSEQHARGENEAATGRTPPGMAANGPAGAPAAPSGDSELEQTMQRLRDNPGDLDAASLLSHELIRRQMYEEAERVTLRGLAVDPFHVELRVHQSVLRAVRGDEAGAEAELTRLADTYPDAQEGLLFMGALAMKQGDKAKALDAFERFAVEVPSNLHPPPLLAAIQQLRGELGR; this comes from the coding sequence ATGAACCCCGCCACCAACTGGACGCCTGGCCTCATCGTGCTCGCCGTGGGCTTCGTCGCCGCGGCCCTCTTCCTGCTCTCCCAGCGGCGCAAGGGCGCCGAGGCCGCGCCCCGCTCGGGCGCGCTCGACGACCTGGAGCGGCGCTACCAGTCGCTCATCGAGCAGCTCAAGGAGCTGGCCGCGGAGAAGCACACCCTGCCCGCCGAGCGCTACGAGGCCGAGCGCTCGCGGCTGGAGCGGGAGGCCGCCCTGGCCCTGCGCGCGCGGGACGAGCAGCTCAAGAAGGGCGCGGACGTGCCCGCGCCGGTGGCCAGGCCCCAGGCCCCGGGCTTCCTGCCGCCGCAGCTCAAGGGCGCGCTGTGGGGCGGTGGCACGGTGCTGTTCTTCGGCGTGCTGGGCTACACCCTGGTGTCCGAGCAGCACGCGCGCGGCGAGAACGAGGCCGCCACGGGCCGCACGCCCCCGGGCATGGCCGCCAATGGCCCGGCCGGTGCTCCGGCGGCGCCGTCCGGGGACTCGGAGCTGGAGCAGACCATGCAGCGGCTGCGCGACAACCCGGGGGACCTGGACGCCGCGTCGCTCTTGAGCCACGAGCTCATCCGGCGGCAGATGTACGAGGAGGCCGAGCGCGTCACCCTGCGGGGGCTCGCGGTGGACCCCTTCCACGTGGAGCTGCGCGTGCACCAGAGCGTGCTGCGGGCCGTGCGCGGCGACGAGGCCGGCGCGGAGGCGGAGCTGACGCGGCTGGCGGACACGTACCCGGACGCCCAGGAGGGCCTGCTCTTCATGGGCGCGCTGGCCATGAAGCAGGGCGACAAGGCCAAGGCCCTGGACGCCTTCGAGCGCTTCGCGGTGGAGGTGCCCAGCAACCTGCACCCGCCCCCGCTGCTCGCCGCCATCCAGCAGCTGCGCGGCGAGCTGGGCCGGTAG